The Ostrinia nubilalis chromosome 15, ilOstNubi1.1, whole genome shotgun sequence region TCTGGGAAAATATTGAGGGACTGGAGTTTGTTGTGTTTTGCCCAAACACAGAGGTACCCTGCACAGCACTTCGAAATATAGATGTTGCTGCAGAGTTTGTTTCGAATCCACTACTTTGGCCACCTGCAAATGGAGAAGCCACAGTTTCTCCCCTGTACAGACTTCTTAGTACTTTTACTATTGCTTGATTTGGAAGCACTAACTGTTCATATTTGCGTCGTGATTCTACAAACTGGTTATTCATGTATGATACCTGTAATAGAAAAAGCATAGAATTGAAAGATAGTAGTATCAGAAGGTATTTATTAGAAGTTTTACTACATGTAATACTTACAGCCTGGTCCAAATTATTGTTAGCTTTGGCCTCATAAATAAACAGTCTAGCTTCCTCCGGCGAGAGATCTGGGATTCCTGGGAAGTTGGGTTTCTCCTTGAATGGAGAGTAGCATGATAGGATCCATTGACCCCCGTTCAGAACGGATTTGACATCGGTTTCTACTTGGTTGATTAAAAGTTCATCTGTCACGCCGGTTTGCACGGGCTGGCTGACTGGTTGGGCTGCAAATTTGAATTTTAGAAAccactaaaataaatatttatgtagtaattCGCTAGGTACTGAGATCTGACGCTTACCATGATAAGAATATTTAGAACCGTAAATATGGTCGAATCTACAGCTCTGCCCATAACGACAGTTGCCTTGTTGAAAAAATTTACAAACAACCATTCTGTTTACATGAGATACTTATTTTCTGCAGGGGAAAACACACTGGAATAGAAGAAATGGAAAAACTGCAAAAAGCTGTTTTGTTATGACATATGACTGACAGTGACAGTTGACATATGAAAAAAAACTGATTAAGAATAACGGCTTTGGACAAAGAAAATTAGCTCACTGCGGTTGCACTATTGCATGTTGATGTAACAGCATTAATCGATTGGGAAATCGATCGGACCATCGGACCCCAATTAGTTAAAGATAGCGGTTGAATTTGGAATAGTACCTTAAATGACCGTTACCTCCTTGCTTGCCTCAATGAGCCAGCCAGGAGTGCAAGAGCAGAACCGGAGGAGGAGGGGAGTTTACGCTGACTCCACGTAAACTCCGCTCCACCGGTTCTGAAGATCGTAATGCGCTCCGTCTAGGCGTCTGGTATGATGCGCCGCATTATAAATAT contains the following coding sequences:
- the LOC135078636 gene encoding uncharacterized protein LOC135078636; its protein translation is MVVCKFFQQGNCRYGQSCRFDHIYGSKYSYHAQPVSQPVQTGVTDELLINQVETDVKSVLNGGQWILSCYSPFKEKPNFPGIPDLSPEEARLFIYEAKANNNLDQAVSYMNNQFVESRRKYEQLVLPNQAIVKVLRSLYRGETVASPFAGGQSSGFETNSAATSIFRSAVQGTSVFGQNTTNSSPSIFSQNSVNQSVFGQTSPNTKPSVFGQNTNTGFGQNSAFDQNPNVFGSPTAESAKSIFAQASQNVFGPSSPSNVFAPSNADPAKSIFAQASQSAFNMNQAQPSTNAASIFSAASQSAFGKSSDPFNSQQQPASFGKPAQNVFQVQADESSVYSDIDILSPEDIEPFKADDFKLGFIPEMPPPRSLCF